The nucleotide sequence CACCATTCTCTTGCGTACGCCGCCGACCGGCGCTCCCCCCGAGCCCGGTGACCGGAACCCGTCGATCGCGGCGTTGACGGCACGCAGGTACTCCTGGCCGGTGGTTCCCAAGCCGTCCTTGGCGTCGGGAATCCCTTGGGAGTCGAAGTTGATTTTGACCCCGTTCCACTCGGTCCGCAGCCAGATGCCCTCGCCTTTGTTGTATCCGACGATCATCAGATCTCGTACGTTCGTCTCGGTGCCGGGGGGCGAGACGTTGGGAATCCTGCCGTCTTTGAGGTATCCGCGGACCACGTCGGCCAGATGGCAGAGGTAGTTCCCGGCGGAGAGGATGGCGTCCGCCGCATTGAAGATGTCCTTCGTGCCGTTGCCGTCCGCGTCCACGCCGTACGTGTCCCACGTCCCGCGCAGGAATTGGGCCAAACCCAGGGCGACGTTGCCGGTTTTTCCCTCGTTCACTCGCGGGTTCCAGCTGCCGTTTTCGACGTTGATCACGCCCGCGACGATCTCGGGAGTCGCTTCCTCGCAGAGGGCGCCTGCTTTCGTGATCCACTGCTCGTACGGCCGGGCGGCTTGCGGAAGCCGGGCGGGGTCGAACGCACCGTCACCGCCGGGATTCGTATTCATCTGCTGGGAGTAGAGCACCGGGAAAGAGCACCCGCCGAGCACCGCGCACGCGGTGAGCACGGCGACGACCGTCGCGATCCGCCGCCGGGTCGCCCGGCCCGGGCGCTTCGCGTCCGCCGCCGTCGGAGAGGCTCCGGTCATCCGGTCATCCGGTCGCCGCTCGGTCGCGCCGCGCCGTCTGCGACGGCAGTTGGCCGAACTGGGCGCGATAGGTGCTGCTGAACCGCCCCAGATGCGTGAATCCCCAGCGGAGCGCGACATCGGTGACGGTGTCGTACGAGACGCCCCGGGAGATGCTCTTCAGGTCCGTGTGCACTCCCGCGAGGCGAACCTGTTTGACGTACTCGATCGGTGTGGGGCCGACGTGGGTGCGGAACATCGCCTGGAGCCTCCGCACGCTGATGCCCGCGGCCTCCGCGATGTCGGCGACCCCCAACGGGTCGCCGGCATGAGCCCGGCAGAACTCCAGGGCCCGGAGCACCGGCGCGGGGACCGGGAGGACATCGTCGGCCTCCGTGGTCCCCGCGCGGTGCGGGGCCCGGTCGCCCGGGTCACCCGGGGCGCCGGGACCGACCGCTTGCCGCGCCGGCTGCGGCGCTTGCTGCCGCGGCTGGGCCGTGAGCAGGGCTTGGGCAAGCAGTTGGCCGAACGCCGTGTTGACGGCGGAGGAGTCGAGAAGACCGGACTCCCGCGTCGTGACGAAGGCGTCGGCGAGTGTCTCCCAGAGCCCGCTGCGCACGGCGACCAGGTTGAGCGGCACCGTGAAGGCCAGCGGTTGCGACCTCGGCCGACCGCATTGCTCGCGCCACACGCGTTCGAGCAGGCGACGGGACAGCTTGACCATCGTGACGGGGCGACCGGCGGTCCAGCGGACGCGGAGCCTCTGCCTCGGCCCGACGACGAACGAGGACCGTTCGACGGGGCGGCCGTCCACGACCGCCGGCGGGCCGTCGTGGCCGAGCGTGACGATGTACGCGTTGGCGGGCAGCGATTCGACGTCCGCCTGGACGGTGACGTCGCAGGAGAGCCTGGCCACCACGACGTCGCTGGAACGCGTCACGGCCAGGCGGCCTCGAAACGGACCGGGTTCGACGGGTTGGATGCGGTACGGGGCGAGGCTCGCCGCCAAAGAGTCCTGAAACATCGCGATATCGCTACCGGAATATCCCGGCCCGGGTATCGCGTCGTCCTGGTGTTCCGAAACCAGGTCGAAGGCTGCCGGGAAATCCGACGGACGTGCCGTCACCGTGGTCGGGCGCTGGGTGCCGAGAATCCTTGCGCGCCTTTTCGTGCGGTCGTTCCGAGTGAAGTCGGGGACGGCGACGGTACCGAGTCCGCCGACACCGGGGCTGTTCATGCGGGACTCCAACCGTTCGGGGACTGGGCGGAATCACAGCTTGGTGGTGCGGGAGCCAGCCGACCGGAAGTGCGATGCGAAACTCCTCGGTCAGCATGGGACTTTACGGATCACGGCCGTCCGTGGCGAGGGAAGATTCGCACGGCGAATAGCGCGGACAGGTGTCGTCTTGCACGGGCAGCGGGTCGCCCACATCGGATATCCGGTGTGCGATTCGCCGAATGGATATTGACCGGGCGTCTTTCAGCTGTCAATCTCCGGTTTATCCGCGCGCTCCGCGAGTTGATGACGCACGCCCCCGGGAGCACACCCATGGCGACACGACCACACCGCACGGCGACGGCCGGATCTCGGTGGCGCCTTGGTCGGCCCGGGGACGGCGGCCGGCGCCTCGGCGGTCGACTGGTCGGCGGGATCTCCGCCGCGCTCGTGGGCGCCCTGATCGTCACGTCGATGATCGTCGGCGTCGGATCGGCGGACACGAAGACCCGGATCTCCGAGGCGGGTTCGTGGCTCGCCAGTCTGAAGAGCGGTTCGCTGGTCCACGCGAACGGGACGACCGGGCAGGTCGACGGCCGTGTCGGGCTCGGCGGCGTCGAGGGGCCGCTCCAAGTGGTCGAAGAGGGCAACACCATCCTCGTGCTCGACCAGGCCACGGGCGTTCTCACGCGGATCGACCCCGCACAACTCTCCGTCGCGCGGACGCAGTCGTTCGAGGGCGGGCGCCTCCGCATCGTCGCGGGCGACGAGGACACAGCCTGGGTGGTCGACGAACTCGCGGGCACCGTCCAGCGGATCGACCCTGTGACCCTCGCGCCGGTCGCGGACGCCGTCGCGTTGGGCAGCCGACCCGTCGGTGCGGCACGCGTCGACGGCGAGGGCGTGCTGTGGGCACTGCTTCCCGAGCGCGGCGAGGCGGTGCCCGTCACCGAGAAGGAGGTCGGCACGCCGGTGAAGGTCGGTGCGCCCGGCGACCCGCTGCGGTTGACCGTCGCGGACGGTCGCGCGGCCGTGGTGAACGCCAAGGCCGGGACGCTCGCGGTCCTGTCGGCACAGGACGCCGGACTCACGATGCGCCTGCCCGGCGGGCTGCTCGCCGCCGACCCGGCGAAGCTGCTCGTGCCGGAGCAGAACGTGAGCCCGCTGGTGCCGCTCCTCGCCCCCGACACCGGGACCCTGGTGGTCGCGAACATCGACAGCGGTGTCGTGCAGGCGACCAACGTGGAGCTGGCCGGCAAGTCGTACGGTCCGCCGCAGGCGCACGGTCCGCGCGTCTACGTTCCCGATCTCGCGACCGGGCAACTGGTCGTCTACGACACGCTCACCGCGAGGTTCGACGAGCCGATCCGCGTCACCGGGACACCGGGCAGGCTCGACGCGTACACTCGCGGCGACCGTCTCTGGGTCAACGACCAGGCCAACGCGACCGCCGCCGTCGTCGACGAGGACGGTGTGGTCCACCTGATCGACAAGTACGCCACCGA is from Yinghuangia sp. ASG 101 and encodes:
- a CDS encoding CHAP domain-containing protein, whose product is MTGASPTAADAKRPGRATRRRIATVVAVLTACAVLGGCSFPVLYSQQMNTNPGGDGAFDPARLPQAARPYEQWITKAGALCEEATPEIVAGVINVENGSWNPRVNEGKTGNVALGLAQFLRGTWDTYGVDADGNGTKDIFNAADAILSAGNYLCHLADVVRGYLKDGRIPNVSPPGTETNVRDLMIVGYNKGEGIWLRTEWNGVKINFDSQGIPDAKDGLGTTGQEYLRAVNAAIDGFRSPGSGGAPVGGVRKRMVDAALREVGTTEVPPGSNCQKYKGNYQWCYAWCAVFASWIWKKGGFTFESTWVKDFYTWGRQNGSYRTDFRGAQPGDVVIYFRPPDDYYHIGVIIQAFPDGMIETVEGNSTGDAVAHHTKFAPSSRGGIGYVAPITGK
- a CDS encoding AraC family transcriptional regulator, with amino-acid sequence MFQDSLAASLAPYRIQPVEPGPFRGRLAVTRSSDVVVARLSCDVTVQADVESLPANAYIVTLGHDGPPAVVDGRPVERSSFVVGPRQRLRVRWTAGRPVTMVKLSRRLLERVWREQCGRPRSQPLAFTVPLNLVAVRSGLWETLADAFVTTRESGLLDSSAVNTAFGQLLAQALLTAQPRQQAPQPARQAVGPGAPGDPGDRAPHRAGTTEADDVLPVPAPVLRALEFCRAHAGDPLGVADIAEAAGISVRRLQAMFRTHVGPTPIEYVKQVRLAGVHTDLKSISRGVSYDTVTDVALRWGFTHLGRFSSTYRAQFGQLPSQTARRDRAATG